In Nitrospiria bacterium, the genomic stretch TATCAGACACCATCTCGCTGAAGAAGAGGTTCTAACCCGCCGGGAGGCCGTTTTCCATTTACTGGAAGCCATGGAGATCGTTGGGGTGACTAGACCTATCCTCAAAAGGGCAGCGAACACCTTTCCAGTCATGATAGGAACTTTGGATGCAATCCATCTGGCAACCGCTTTGGCTTGGCAGGATGAATATGGTGCAGACCTGACCGTCGCAACGCATGATCGAATGCTCGGA encodes the following:
- a CDS encoding type II toxin-antitoxin system VapC family toxin, with amino-acid sequence MNAYMDSSVILRLILGEPGQLTGWDRFDRLVCSELAELECLRAVDRLRIRHHLAEEEVLTRREAVFHLLEAMEIVGVTRPILKRAANTFPVMIGTLDAIHLATALAWQDEYGADLTVATHDRMLGQAARALGLKTIGV